The [Eubacterium] siraeum genome contains a region encoding:
- a CDS encoding type II secretion system F family protein: protein MTTFTYVATDVNGKKVKGTEMAEDSVELIDKLRQKGLFCTSYKDATKNKAADVKYKFKTKDLSFFCRQLAAMLTSGVSLVKALQILQAQSENKKQKQVLLDIYEEVQKGRSFSEAIATKPGVFPSLFVSMVSAGEASGSLDTIMNRVSEHYAKDSKTQNKIKGAMIYPIVLLVLLLVIMIAMFTMIMPMFRDLAGDTEMPPLSAAIFGISDFMINQWYILVIVAIAIVITLRIILKTPSTKLKWDEMLLKLPTVGKLLRTIYTARFARTMSNLFSSGLQMVDCIEKSVSTLGNTYIIKQFEDVVENVKRGEALSVAMGRINVFDGMFVSIVYVGEESGTLDTILAKSSDYYDDEADSAVSRLVGLMEPVMIILMGIMVGCLLAGVFPILYSGMDGIGNS, encoded by the coding sequence GCTTGTTCTGTACATCCTATAAAGATGCGACAAAGAACAAGGCGGCAGATGTCAAATATAAGTTCAAGACGAAGGATCTGTCGTTCTTCTGCCGACAGCTTGCGGCAATGCTTACATCGGGTGTAAGTCTTGTAAAGGCGCTTCAGATATTGCAGGCGCAAAGTGAAAACAAAAAGCAAAAGCAGGTGCTTCTCGATATATACGAGGAGGTACAGAAGGGTCGCAGCTTCTCTGAGGCCATAGCGACAAAGCCCGGCGTATTTCCGTCACTTTTTGTCAGCATGGTAAGTGCAGGTGAAGCGTCCGGTAGCCTTGATACAATCATGAACCGTGTATCAGAGCATTACGCAAAGGACAGTAAGACGCAGAACAAGATAAAGGGCGCTATGATATACCCTATAGTACTGCTTGTGCTTCTGTTAGTTATCATGATAGCGATGTTCACAATGATCATGCCTATGTTCCGTGACCTTGCGGGCGACACCGAAATGCCTCCGTTGTCTGCGGCTATTTTCGGAATAAGTGACTTTATGATAAACCAGTGGTACATACTTGTTATAGTTGCAATAGCTATAGTAATTACCTTGAGAATTATTTTGAAAACCCCGTCAACAAAGCTGAAATGGGACGAGATGCTGCTAAAGCTCCCAACGGTCGGAAAACTGTTGCGCACTATTTATACGGCTCGTTTTGCCCGTACAATGTCTAACCTTTTCTCATCCGGTCTTCAGATGGTAGACTGTATCGAAAAGTCGGTAAGTACGCTCGGCAATACATATATCATAAAGCAGTTTGAAGATGTTGTCGAGAATGTTAAGCGAGGCGAGGCACTTTCCGTAGCGATGGGCAGAATAAACGTATTTGACGGTATGTTCGTTTCTATCGTTTATGTCGGTGAGGAATCAGGTACTCTGGATACCATTCTTGCTAAGTCGTCCGATTATTACGATGATGAAGCTGATTCAGCCGTTTCAAGACTGGTAGGACTTATGGAGCCTGTTATGATCATACTTATGGGTATTATGGTAGGATGTCTGCTTGCGGGCGTATTCCCGATCCTCTATTCAGGTATGGACGGCATAGGAAATTCATAA
- the pilM gene encoding pilus assembly protein PilM gives MLSIDITDRQIKLVRGTSQGSKIKIDEVDFREIEKGLVSNGYIADVPLVAAEIIDIINTRAIKEKDTIVSISSSSILYKELMLPKPKKISNTAAIEAMIGSNMGISNDYNISYTIVGETVDENKNPLIKVLATACPQRLVDGYVKLFTHMGLSLKAVNISNNAISRLIQNTPKMSGYMPLLLVQIDKEFLNINLYEDNVLSFSRYFKIDPADYNNAEDYVNQAIYDNLFRMFQFFQSRKDMKPIKEMMFYGEIGDFIALTNTVSGFNVSCHILSAPTTIASRADFEFTVYANAIGALYKVNKELEHINLLDTTAAKESKGLNTFFIGLGAAALISVVSVIGANVVVDIINNNIKGEIKQVQAQINDTELQTRLTTLQQKEGVLANFQSYKSSIANAEIMYNYMPKGTTDVYKMLREPFTAKQDGIESVTKDDIRKKLNGMKLTDKVSINGYTVTASFSCTDQSQPSQYVRALIDQGYFENINYTGYSVEKATGENADKKESITFKLTMLLKAGNDLKLDKDEANSAIENLNNQGSESDASAGENGSDTSSSAE, from the coding sequence ATGTTATCTATTGATATTACCGACAGACAAATCAAACTCGTGCGTGGTACCTCACAGGGTTCGAAAATCAAAATCGACGAGGTTGATTTCAGAGAGATCGAGAAGGGTCTTGTTTCAAACGGCTACATAGCAGATGTTCCGCTGGTTGCGGCTGAAATAATTGATATAATCAATACAAGAGCAATCAAGGAAAAGGATACTATCGTATCAATCAGTTCAAGTTCGATACTCTATAAGGAGCTTATGCTCCCCAAGCCCAAGAAGATTTCCAACACCGCCGCTATCGAGGCAATGATAGGAAGTAATATGGGTATTTCCAACGATTACAATATTTCGTATACAATCGTTGGTGAAACCGTAGACGAGAACAAGAATCCTCTTATCAAGGTTCTTGCCACAGCCTGCCCCCAGCGTCTTGTTGACGGCTATGTAAAGCTGTTCACACATATGGGTCTTTCACTTAAGGCTGTAAACATTTCAAACAACGCTATTTCACGTCTTATCCAGAACACTCCCAAGATGTCGGGCTATATGCCGCTCCTGCTTGTTCAGATAGACAAGGAGTTCCTGAATATCAACCTTTACGAAGACAACGTTCTTTCGTTCTCAAGATATTTCAAGATCGACCCCGCAGATTATAACAATGCGGAGGACTATGTAAATCAGGCTATTTACGACAACCTGTTCAGAATGTTCCAGTTCTTCCAGTCAAGGAAGGATATGAAGCCTATCAAGGAAATGATGTTCTACGGTGAGATAGGCGACTTTATAGCACTTACGAATACCGTATCGGGCTTCAATGTTTCGTGTCATATCCTGAGCGCTCCCACGACTATAGCATCAAGAGCGGACTTTGAGTTTACCGTATACGCAAACGCTATCGGCGCACTCTACAAGGTAAACAAGGAGCTTGAGCATATCAACCTTCTTGATACCACAGCGGCTAAGGAAAGCAAGGGTCTTAACACCTTCTTCATCGGACTTGGTGCAGCGGCACTTATCAGCGTGGTTTCTGTAATCGGTGCGAATGTTGTTGTTGACATAATCAATAACAATATCAAGGGTGAAATAAAGCAGGTTCAGGCACAGATAAATGATACAGAGCTTCAGACAAGGCTCACAACCTTACAGCAGAAGGAAGGCGTTCTTGCAAACTTCCAGAGCTATAAATCGTCAATCGCAAACGCTGAGATAATGTACAATTATATGCCTAAGGGAACGACCGATGTGTACAAAATGCTCAGAGAGCCGTTCACGGCAAAGCAGGACGGCATCGAAAGCGTTACTAAAGACGACATCCGCAAGAAGCTGAACGGAATGAAGCTGACCGATAAAGTCAGCATCAACGGATACACGGTTACGGCATCATTCAGCTGTACCGACCAGTCACAGCCTTCACAGTATGTCAGAGCACTTATCGATCAGGGCTATTTCGAAAACATAAACTATACAGGTTACAGTGTTGAAAAAGCAACAGGCGAAAATGCCGATAAGAAGGAAAGCATTACTTTCAAGCTCACTATGCTCCTCAAGGCCGGCAACGACTTGAAACTGGATAAGGACGAAGCAAACAGTGCAATTGAAAACCTGAATAACCAGGGAAGCGAATCAGATGCGTCAGCAGGTGAAAACGGATCTGATACTTCTTCGAGTGCAGAATAA